The following are encoded together in the Leuconostoc mesenteroides subsp. mesenteroides ATCC 8293 genome:
- a CDS encoding LemA family protein has protein sequence MTILIIIAIVVIIAVAWVSIYNSLVKTRMQTKESWSQIDVQLKRRNDLIPNLVETVKGYAKHESGTLEEVTKLRQEVERAATPADKMVASNQLTGVLSGFFARAEAYPDLKANTNFTKLQEELTNTENKIAYSRQLFNSTTALYNTKLQQFPSNIVAGIHHFEPSEFLQVPEAEKEVPTVKF, from the coding sequence ATGACAATATTGATTATAATTGCGATCGTTGTAATTATCGCTGTTGCTTGGGTTAGCATTTACAACTCGCTTGTAAAAACACGCATGCAAACAAAAGAATCTTGGAGCCAGATTGACGTTCAATTAAAGCGTCGTAATGATTTGATTCCAAATTTAGTGGAAACTGTTAAGGGGTACGCTAAGCATGAAAGCGGTACGTTAGAAGAAGTAACGAAACTCCGTCAAGAGGTGGAACGGGCCGCAACGCCGGCTGATAAAATGGTTGCCTCAAACCAATTGACTGGTGTTTTATCTGGATTCTTTGCCCGTGCTGAAGCATATCCTGATTTGAAAGCTAATACAAACTTTACAAAGTTGCAAGAAGAACTAACAAACACGGAAAACAAGATTGCCTATTCACGTCAGTTGTTTAATTCAACAACAGCACTTTACAATACGAAGTTACAACAATTTCCAAGTAATATTGTTGCGGGAATTCATCATTTTGAACCTAGTGAATTTTTGCAAGTCCCAGAAGCTGAGAAAGAAGTCCCTACGGTTAAGTTCTAA
- the htpX gene encoding zinc metalloprotease HtpX, with protein MLYQQIQSNKRRTIVLLFVFFILVALVGAAVGYLLLNSLETGVVAAIVIGAIYTIIMVSNSTNVVMAMNHGHEIKNADQAPELWHTVEDMAMVAQVPMPRVFIIDDDSPNAFATGNNPEHSAVAATTGLLKIMNRSELEGVIAHEMSHVRNYDIRISTIALALAAAITLLTNIGGNWWFWGSGDRRRNDDRNGGGGLQILLLVFSILMMVLAPLAAAAIQMAISRNREYLADAGSAELTRNPQGLISALRKLGNAQPMKDVDSSSAALYISNPLKNKERLFDTHPPIEERIDRLEKM; from the coding sequence ATGTTGTACCAACAAATACAATCAAATAAACGGCGCACCATTGTATTATTATTTGTATTTTTTATTTTGGTAGCCTTAGTCGGAGCTGCAGTAGGTTACCTATTGCTTAATTCCTTAGAAACTGGCGTAGTTGCGGCCATAGTTATTGGTGCTATTTACACAATTATTATGGTTAGTAATTCAACTAATGTAGTCATGGCGATGAACCATGGTCACGAAATCAAAAATGCTGACCAAGCTCCAGAACTGTGGCACACAGTCGAGGACATGGCGATGGTTGCTCAAGTACCGATGCCACGGGTATTTATTATTGATGACGATAGTCCTAATGCTTTTGCTACCGGAAATAATCCTGAGCATTCGGCAGTTGCCGCCACTACTGGGCTACTGAAGATTATGAACCGAAGCGAGTTAGAGGGTGTTATCGCTCACGAAATGAGCCATGTGCGCAACTACGACATACGAATTTCAACTATTGCTTTAGCCTTAGCCGCTGCTATCACACTATTAACTAATATTGGTGGTAATTGGTGGTTTTGGGGCAGTGGTGATAGGCGACGGAATGATGATCGTAATGGTGGTGGTGGTTTACAAATACTGTTGTTAGTATTTTCGATTTTAATGATGGTTTTAGCACCGTTGGCTGCTGCAGCAATTCAAATGGCGATTTCACGTAACCGTGAATATCTTGCTGATGCTGGTAGTGCGGAGCTAACGAGAAACCCACAAGGATTGATTTCAGCATTACGAAAATTAGGTAACGCACAGCCGATGAAGGATGTGGATTCTTCATCAGCTGCATTGTATATTAGTAATCCTTTGAAGAACAAGGAGCGTTTGTTTGATACGCATCCACCAATTGAAGAACGTATTGATCGTTTAGAAAAAATGTAA
- a CDS encoding YitT family protein: protein MKNIKINWRKVLLTILIFFASSVVQVVGLNAFLIPNNVFSGGFNGIAQLLSLFSQNFFHVSMPTGTFIMIFNIPVGIVGWKMIGGKFTILSFANSLFVSAVQIIAPTQALTTNPLLAALFGGLLIGASIGLAMRYGFSTGGMDIVAMVVQKRTGKSIGALMNVINFGVVVIAGSFIGWQNALFTIIGIYATGRVVDTLYTGYQKLTAMIVTSKGDEVVAELHKDLIRGITILPSKGAYTKRDSTTLMMVLSRYELFEMQEVVHRADPKAFINLMNTVSVSGEFLDADRQLQMKRAVAVPKVETVEAQIEAEQRLEEQLENLDDKK, encoded by the coding sequence ATGAAAAATATTAAAATTAACTGGCGAAAAGTACTACTTACGATACTCATCTTTTTTGCTAGTTCAGTTGTACAAGTAGTTGGATTAAACGCTTTTTTAATTCCTAATAATGTTTTCTCAGGTGGATTTAACGGTATTGCGCAGCTATTATCTTTGTTCTCCCAAAACTTTTTCCACGTTAGCATGCCTACTGGAACATTTATTATGATATTCAACATTCCAGTTGGAATTGTTGGTTGGAAAATGATTGGTGGCAAATTTACAATATTGAGCTTTGCTAATTCACTATTCGTATCTGCTGTTCAAATTATTGCGCCAACACAAGCCCTAACTACGAATCCGCTGTTAGCAGCCTTATTTGGTGGCTTATTAATTGGTGCTTCGATCGGCCTAGCCATGAGATATGGTTTTTCAACAGGTGGTATGGATATTGTCGCGATGGTTGTTCAAAAGCGAACCGGAAAATCGATTGGTGCACTGATGAATGTGATTAATTTCGGTGTTGTTGTTATTGCTGGTTCATTTATAGGCTGGCAAAATGCCTTATTCACAATCATTGGTATTTATGCAACCGGTCGTGTTGTTGATACGCTATATACTGGTTATCAGAAGTTGACGGCAATGATTGTGACCTCCAAAGGTGATGAAGTCGTTGCAGAGTTGCACAAAGACCTAATCCGAGGAATTACCATTTTACCATCGAAAGGCGCCTATACCAAACGTGATTCGACAACATTAATGATGGTTCTTTCCCGTTACGAATTATTTGAAATGCAAGAGGTCGTCCATCGTGCTGATCCAAAAGCGTTTATCAATTTAATGAACACAGTTAGTGTTTCAGGGGAGTTTCTTGATGCTGACCGTCAGCTGCAGATGAAGCGGGCGGTCGCTGTTCCAAAAGTTGAAACCGTCGAGGCGCAGATTGAAGCTGAACAACGGCTAGAAGAGCAACTTGAAAATTTAGACGATAAAAAGTAA
- a CDS encoding 2-hydroxymuconate tautomerase, protein MPIVQVELLEGRTHEQLAKMVKDITNVIVEDAGASREAVHVILREMPKDHYAVGGVLKSDQ, encoded by the coding sequence ATGCCAATAGTACAAGTCGAATTGCTTGAAGGTCGTACTCACGAACAACTTGCCAAAATGGTGAAAGACATTACCAATGTTATTGTTGAGGACGCAGGCGCATCACGAGAAGCCGTTCACGTTATTTTACGCGAAATGCCAAAAGACCATTATGCGGTTGGTGGTGTCTTAAAAAGTGATCAATAA
- a CDS encoding NlpC/P60 family protein translates to MERLDKKVVASGLSLLGLVGVGSGIAHADDVKSTVNKAVNSVAEAAGLIDNKTVNLTQKSLTIPKDKVAHIETPAEKKVSQKATTKLTSYKVKAGDSLWSIAHNHNLNVDDLVSENNNSDLISVGQTLNLPTSVGADTQTTVADQSPTDINKSTDSYADSLQTAASAPVSEVSAAGNVESTESSVTSSTSSQDSLASSSAAESSVSSTPSSEESTLASTADSSVSSGESAPSSSVTESSSVSSGSDEETSSATEATSLTTSSTADVVSETQNTSGNTSLQSSETIAASAASDATAYTSSSDSTAADASANINSSYGAAAVSSSDSSAGQQYNQLSSTTNSNGSLVNLSTGSVSQIVNSNTTQSMSGNSAAIIALAQQLVAQNIPYVWGGGTPSTGFDCSGLVSYVFKNAAGISLPHSSVEQEMYTQKKSVSQAQPGDLLFWGTPGASYHVAIYIGNNQYIAAPKPGLNVRVETISPNFLPSFAGSIK, encoded by the coding sequence ATGGAACGACTGGATAAAAAAGTAGTAGCTTCAGGACTGAGTTTATTAGGTCTAGTAGGCGTTGGCTCGGGTATCGCCCATGCTGATGATGTTAAAAGCACTGTCAACAAGGCTGTTAATTCTGTTGCCGAAGCTGCTGGACTAATTGATAACAAAACGGTTAATCTCACTCAAAAGAGTCTAACAATACCAAAAGATAAAGTAGCTCATATTGAGACACCAGCTGAGAAAAAAGTTTCCCAAAAAGCCACTACTAAATTAACATCATATAAAGTAAAGGCTGGAGATTCTCTTTGGTCGATTGCTCATAATCATAATTTGAATGTAGATGATCTCGTGAGTGAGAATAATAATTCTGATTTGATATCAGTAGGGCAAACATTAAACTTGCCAACTAGTGTTGGCGCCGATACACAAACAACAGTGGCTGATCAATCACCAACAGACATTAATAAAAGTACTGATTCCTACGCTGACTCGTTGCAAACTGCCGCTAGCGCACCTGTTTCAGAGGTGTCAGCAGCTGGTAACGTAGAATCAACGGAATCTTCAGTCACTTCTAGTACTTCCAGTCAAGATTCGTTGGCCTCGAGCTCAGCAGCTGAAAGCTCAGTATCTTCGACTCCATCAAGTGAAGAATCAACGTTGGCAAGCACCGCAGATTCTAGTGTGTCAAGTGGAGAATCAGCGCCATCAAGTTCAGTGACAGAGAGTTCGTCAGTCTCGAGCGGATCAGATGAAGAAACAAGTTCAGCGACGGAGGCCACCTCTTTAACAACGTCTAGCACGGCAGATGTAGTGTCAGAAACGCAAAACACATCAGGCAATACTAGTTTGCAAAGTAGTGAGACAATAGCTGCAAGTGCTGCAAGTGACGCCACAGCTTATACGAGTTCTTCAGATTCAACTGCAGCAGATGCTTCAGCCAACATCAATAGTTCTTACGGTGCAGCTGCTGTTTCAAGTTCCGATTCGAGTGCTGGACAACAGTATAATCAGCTATCTTCAACTACGAACAGCAATGGTAGTTTAGTCAATCTTTCTACTGGGTCTGTCAGTCAAATAGTAAATTCTAATACAACACAATCTATGTCTGGAAATTCTGCCGCAATTATTGCGCTAGCGCAACAATTGGTAGCACAAAATATTCCTTATGTTTGGGGTGGAGGAACGCCTTCAACTGGGTTTGATTGCTCTGGATTAGTGAGTTATGTTTTCAAAAATGCTGCCGGCATCTCATTACCACACTCGTCCGTTGAACAAGAAATGTACACTCAAAAGAAGTCGGTTTCTCAAGCTCAACCAGGTGACTTACTATTTTGGGGTACGCCAGGCGCTTCATACCATGTGGCTATTTATATTGGCAATAATCAGTATATTGCCGCACCAAAGCCTGGATTGAATGTACGCGTTGAAACGATTTCACCGAATTTTTTGCCATCTTTCGCCGGCTCAATTAAGTGA
- a CDS encoding CsbD family protein, translating to MTVEEKFDNAKDKIAGKAKEVEGKVTGDKQRELQGKTQNIFGKAKDAVTDIKDAAEEAVKDTIDDYKQDSKKNIDK from the coding sequence ATGACAGTTGAAGAAAAATTTGATAATGCCAAGGACAAGATTGCTGGAAAAGCAAAGGAAGTTGAGGGGAAAGTTACTGGTGACAAACAACGGGAATTACAAGGTAAAACCCAAAACATTTTCGGTAAGGCAAAAGACGCTGTAACTGATATCAAGGATGCAGCAGAGGAAGCCGTTAAAGATACAATTGATGACTACAAGCAAGATAGCAAAAAAAATATTGATAAATAA
- the guaB gene encoding IMP dehydrogenase gives MQKFSSTNKFVPMGLTFEDVKLVDDLQSTVTPESVSVTTSLTPTLKLNIPLLSAAMDTVTEARFATALAKLGGLGVIHKNMTISAQADEVRKVKTATFDSADFPNAAVDAKGHLLVAGAVGVTNDTVDRVQAMVEAGADAIVLDSAHGHSEGVLRKVSEVRSTFPNLNIIAGNIATREGAAALYDAGADVVKIGIGPGSICTTRVVAGIGVPQVSAIRDAALEAAARGKKIIADGGVKTSLDIVKAISAGGNAVMLGSMFSGTEETPGEVFEDNGQKYKTYRGMGSIAAMENGSKDRYFQGEVNEAKKMVPEGIEARVTYKGDLTTILNAMLVDIHKKMAQLGETTIDDLVNHEHIARDSEVFDFEAATDKQKPVVAAQF, from the coding sequence ATGCAGAAGTTTAGTTCAACAAACAAGTTTGTCCCAATGGGATTAACATTTGAAGACGTCAAGTTAGTTGACGACTTACAGTCAACTGTGACACCTGAATCTGTTTCGGTGACCACAAGCTTAACACCTACTTTGAAGCTTAATATTCCATTACTATCAGCTGCGATGGATACAGTGACAGAAGCACGCTTTGCCACAGCTTTAGCTAAGTTAGGTGGCCTTGGTGTCATTCATAAAAATATGACAATTAGTGCACAGGCTGATGAAGTTCGCAAGGTTAAAACGGCAACGTTTGACTCAGCAGACTTTCCTAATGCGGCTGTTGATGCTAAAGGACATCTGCTTGTTGCTGGTGCCGTTGGTGTAACGAATGACACTGTAGATCGTGTGCAAGCTATGGTTGAAGCAGGAGCTGATGCAATTGTGCTGGATTCCGCACATGGACATTCTGAGGGCGTTCTCCGCAAGGTATCTGAGGTGAGGTCGACTTTCCCTAATTTAAATATTATTGCTGGTAATATTGCAACTCGAGAAGGTGCAGCTGCATTATACGATGCGGGCGCTGATGTTGTTAAAATTGGAATTGGCCCTGGATCAATTTGTACCACACGTGTGGTTGCTGGTATTGGTGTACCACAAGTTTCTGCTATTCGTGATGCCGCCCTTGAAGCGGCTGCACGTGGCAAGAAGATTATTGCTGATGGCGGTGTTAAAACGTCATTAGATATTGTTAAAGCAATATCAGCTGGTGGAAATGCGGTTATGCTTGGATCAATGTTTTCTGGGACGGAGGAAACACCCGGCGAAGTGTTTGAGGACAATGGTCAAAAGTACAAAACATATCGAGGTATGGGTTCAATTGCTGCGATGGAAAATGGATCAAAGGATCGTTACTTCCAAGGTGAAGTGAACGAAGCTAAAAAGATGGTACCAGAAGGTATTGAAGCTCGTGTTACATATAAAGGCGATTTGACAACCATTTTAAATGCTATGTTAGTAGATATTCATAAAAAAATGGCACAATTAGGAGAAACGACGATTGATGACTTAGTTAATCATGAGCATATCGCACGTGATAGCGAAGTATTTGATTTCGAAGCAGCGACGGATAAGCAAAAGCCTGTTGTTGCTGCCCAATTCTAA
- a CDS encoding IMP dehydrogenase, translating into MPENTEFIGLGYDQVLLVPGASNVLPYSVTLRTQLSENFELNIPLVSEAFGPETDTRVAPTALNGGLGVVAEQEDLSKQVASLQQVKETVVDTDKYPNALVDSQNHLRVAAEVWLVAGAETRVAALVNAGADAIFFYLHETLAKNTRDLIKQIRQAHPDLFIAVGVVEDQSIAAALYEAGADTILAGRSVDSSLPNDITYPFLTVTMNIADVAAAYDNKSVIAVGGIHYSGDIVKAIAAGADATMVSDLLKGSVLESDGSFKEGDMSIDDAIFQTDGGLRAGMGYTGSQTIESLKLNAKIVQITDNGLRESHPHDVEITKQAPNYAKG; encoded by the coding sequence ATGCCTGAAAATACAGAGTTCATAGGTCTTGGCTACGATCAAGTTTTGTTAGTACCAGGAGCCTCAAATGTTTTACCATATAGTGTTACCTTGCGTACACAATTGTCAGAAAATTTTGAATTAAATATTCCGCTTGTTTCAGAGGCTTTTGGTCCGGAAACAGATACACGTGTTGCGCCAACTGCTTTGAATGGTGGGTTAGGCGTTGTTGCTGAGCAAGAAGATTTATCAAAACAAGTAGCCAGTTTGCAACAAGTTAAGGAGACAGTCGTTGATACTGACAAATATCCTAATGCTTTAGTTGATTCACAGAATCATTTACGTGTAGCAGCTGAAGTGTGGTTAGTGGCTGGTGCAGAAACTCGTGTTGCTGCATTGGTTAATGCAGGAGCGGATGCTATATTCTTTTATTTGCATGAAACGCTAGCCAAGAATACGCGTGATCTTATTAAGCAAATACGACAAGCACATCCAGATTTGTTCATCGCTGTTGGTGTCGTTGAAGATCAAAGCATTGCTGCTGCTTTATATGAAGCAGGAGCAGATACAATACTTGCAGGACGTTCAGTTGACTCATCACTACCAAACGACATTACATACCCATTCTTAACAGTCACAATGAATATTGCAGATGTGGCAGCTGCATATGACAACAAATCAGTCATTGCTGTTGGTGGTATTCATTATTCGGGTGACATTGTTAAAGCGATTGCAGCAGGGGCAGATGCGACAATGGTATCAGATCTGTTAAAAGGATCAGTACTGGAATCTGACGGTTCGTTTAAAGAAGGAGATATGTCAATTGATGATGCAATCTTCCAAACTGACGGTGGCTTGCGCGCCGGAATGGGTTACACGGGGTCACAAACAATTGAAAGCCTAAAATTGAATGCTAAGATTGTTCAAATAACAGATAACGGTTTGCGTGAATCACATCCACATGATGTTGAAATTACTAAACAAGCGCCTAACTACGCGAAAGGATAA
- a CDS encoding CsbD family protein — MSVEDKFDNAQDKVAGKAKEVEGKVTGDKSREAQGKAQGLFGKAKDKLSDAAEAVKDSAEDAVDAVKDGVEKLKK, encoded by the coding sequence ATGTCAGTTGAAGATAAGTTTGATAATGCTCAGGACAAGGTTGCTGGTAAAGCAAAAGAAGTTGAAGGCAAAGTTACCGGTGACAAGAGTCGCGAAGCACAAGGTAAAGCACAGGGACTTTTTGGTAAGGCGAAAGACAAGTTATCTGATGCTGCCGAAGCCGTTAAGGATTCTGCTGAAGATGCAGTTGATGCCGTCAAAGATGGCGTGGAAAAGTTGAAAAAATAA
- the recU gene encoding Holliday junction resolvase RecU — protein sequence MTINYPVGTHHGKTLKNNTLRTGKTTKKVLFGKRGMGLEDEINLANDYYLANRLAVVHKKPTPITIVKVDYPARSAAKITEAYFKQASTTDYNGVYQGKYIDFDAKETKNKTSFPLKNFHEHQISHLASILSQGGIGFVIIKFTSLNENYVYPASELIQQWQHLNGKQSISYQEIVDKSFVVPESLNPSLDYLTAVDKMLEALH from the coding sequence ATGACAATTAATTATCCAGTCGGTACTCATCACGGTAAGACGTTAAAAAATAACACATTGCGTACCGGTAAAACAACTAAAAAGGTATTATTTGGTAAGCGAGGTATGGGTTTGGAAGATGAAATTAATCTTGCAAATGACTATTATCTTGCTAATCGTTTGGCAGTAGTTCATAAAAAGCCTACACCAATAACCATAGTAAAAGTTGACTATCCTGCTCGCTCTGCTGCCAAAATTACAGAAGCTTATTTTAAACAAGCCTCTACAACTGATTATAATGGTGTTTATCAAGGAAAGTATATTGACTTTGATGCAAAGGAAACAAAAAATAAAACGTCATTCCCTTTGAAAAATTTCCATGAACATCAAATTTCTCATTTAGCAAGTATTTTGTCCCAAGGTGGTATCGGGTTTGTTATCATCAAATTTACGAGTTTAAATGAGAATTATGTCTATCCTGCTAGCGAATTAATACAACAGTGGCAACATTTGAATGGCAAACAGTCGATTTCTTATCAAGAAATAGTTGATAAGAGTTTTGTTGTGCCTGAAAGTTTAAATCCGAGTTTGGATTATCTCACAGCTGTGGATAAAATGCTTGAAGCATTACATTAA
- a CDS encoding transglycosylase domain-containing protein, with product MANDKANQWSRVNRNHKMYDQYPAQEPPRPPKPNGPKGSGSRKPRKTKKKRRWILAIFLWLFTLGLIAGLAGTALFFTYANDAPNITESDLASENSTQLLDSKGNVFWSMATQDRDYANSNEIPKQLKQAVVSIEDRRFYKHHGVDPIRIAGAAISNIKGSSLGMQGGSTLTQQLVKLSVFSTSTSDQTFKRKAQEAWLALRVEKNFTKNQILTFYMNKVYMGHGVYGMKTASEYFYGKALTDLSLPQLALLAGMPQSPTYYDPYLKDTTAAKERRDTVLKAMVTYGAITSKQATEAMKVPVSDGLQDLNAKTEAANSTRQVADGYALSVITEAKKLGYDTTKAGLKIYTNMDSNLQQSLYDNANDGSVTFSSDDLQIGATMTDPNNGHVIAQIGGRNVNTLQALNRATGKNRSSGSSIKPLLDYGPAIEYLNWPTYRTVEDKKYKYNGTNISVYNWDKKYMGNITMRTALTQSRNIPAIRTLEEVGGSNAEKFVNGLGITTNSTPGGSMAIGIDVSTEQEAAAFGAVANGGVYYKPTYISKIVTADGTTHSYTSSGTRAMKTSTAFMLTDMMKGVIKPNATAADAAISGLYQAGKSGLVAYDDNAGMPDKAISDAWFTGYTKSYTLSVWTGFDVPSKNYIPWTEQDLPAQYYAKVMAYAMQNKSNTDWTAPDTVTAKVKGNIVEYEVKDASWSNGGLPSVNSIAQSGETPSEAGISANSASTGSTTGNN from the coding sequence ATGGCAAATGACAAAGCGAATCAATGGTCGCGTGTAAATCGTAATCATAAGATGTACGACCAATACCCTGCACAAGAACCACCACGTCCGCCAAAACCAAATGGTCCAAAGGGTAGTGGGTCCAGAAAACCAAGAAAAACTAAAAAGAAGCGTCGTTGGATATTAGCCATATTCTTATGGTTATTTACTCTTGGTCTGATTGCTGGGCTTGCGGGAACAGCCTTGTTCTTCACTTATGCGAATGATGCACCCAATATTACAGAGTCGGATTTAGCTTCGGAAAACTCTACACAGCTCTTAGATTCTAAGGGGAATGTCTTTTGGAGCATGGCCACTCAAGATCGTGATTATGCTAATTCCAATGAAATACCCAAACAATTAAAGCAAGCTGTTGTTTCTATTGAAGATCGACGTTTTTACAAACATCATGGTGTAGACCCAATACGTATTGCCGGAGCTGCAATTTCCAATATTAAGGGTTCTTCTCTGGGGATGCAGGGCGGATCTACTCTGACGCAACAATTAGTTAAATTGTCCGTCTTTAGTACATCAACGTCTGACCAAACATTTAAACGTAAGGCGCAAGAAGCATGGTTAGCCTTACGTGTGGAGAAGAATTTTACTAAAAATCAAATTTTGACGTTTTATATGAACAAAGTGTACATGGGACACGGCGTTTACGGAATGAAAACAGCTTCAGAATATTTTTATGGTAAAGCGTTAACTGATCTTTCTTTGCCACAATTGGCTTTGCTTGCTGGTATGCCACAATCACCAACTTATTATGATCCCTACTTAAAGGACACCACGGCTGCAAAAGAGCGTCGTGACACAGTTTTGAAAGCTATGGTTACTTATGGTGCGATTACGTCAAAGCAAGCGACAGAAGCAATGAAAGTGCCTGTCAGCGATGGCTTACAAGATTTAAATGCCAAAACAGAGGCGGCTAATAGCACTCGTCAAGTTGCTGATGGGTACGCTTTATCAGTAATAACGGAAGCCAAAAAGCTAGGTTATGATACAACAAAAGCCGGTTTGAAAATCTATACTAATATGGATTCTAATTTACAACAATCCCTTTATGATAATGCCAATGATGGTTCTGTTACTTTTTCTAGTGATGACTTACAAATTGGTGCAACAATGACAGATCCAAATAATGGTCACGTTATAGCCCAAATTGGCGGACGTAATGTTAATACCTTGCAGGCACTTAACCGAGCAACCGGCAAGAACCGTTCATCTGGTTCATCAATTAAACCATTACTAGATTATGGGCCAGCAATTGAATACCTTAACTGGCCAACTTATCGAACAGTTGAAGATAAAAAATACAAATATAACGGTACAAACATAAGTGTTTACAACTGGGATAAAAAATACATGGGAAACATTACCATGCGTACGGCCTTAACGCAATCGCGAAATATTCCTGCAATCAGAACCTTAGAAGAGGTTGGTGGTTCAAATGCCGAGAAGTTTGTTAATGGACTAGGCATTACGACGAACTCAACACCGGGTGGTTCAATGGCCATTGGAATCGATGTTTCAACCGAACAGGAGGCAGCAGCGTTTGGTGCTGTTGCTAATGGTGGTGTCTATTACAAGCCAACTTATATTTCTAAAATTGTCACTGCAGATGGCACAACCCATAGCTACACATCAAGTGGCACACGTGCTATGAAGACCAGTACAGCCTTCATGTTAACTGATATGATGAAGGGTGTTATCAAGCCTAATGCAACCGCAGCAGATGCCGCAATTTCTGGGTTATATCAGGCTGGTAAGTCAGGGCTAGTAGCCTATGATGATAATGCTGGGATGCCTGATAAAGCGATATCGGATGCTTGGTTTACCGGCTATACAAAATCGTATACGCTCTCTGTATGGACTGGATTTGATGTTCCTAGTAAAAATTACATTCCTTGGACAGAGCAAGATTTACCGGCGCAGTATTATGCCAAAGTGATGGCTTATGCTATGCAAAATAAGTCAAATACCGATTGGACCGCACCAGATACAGTTACTGCTAAAGTGAAGGGAAATATCGTTGAATATGAAGTCAAAGATGCTTCTTGGAGTAACGGTGGACTGCCGAGTGTGAATTCCATTGCGCAATCTGGGGAAACTCCATCTGAAGCAGGAATTAGTGCAAACTCTGCTTCAACTGGTTCTACAACTGGCAACAATTAA
- a CDS encoding DUF1273 domain-containing protein gives MRLWVTGYRSYELGTFGDKDPKIKVIKYALHQTLKEQVDNGLEWVITGAQLGIEQWTIEVVADMKKDYPQLKLAVMLPFKQFGSQWSEDNQAKLQKLIAQSDFSESVSTKPFQSPIQLKNYQKFMLAHTDGALFFYDTEFEGKTIFDFQVVTKYQTQTPYPLVQVDMYQLQEYASELEEKMNENRYDY, from the coding sequence ATGCGACTTTGGGTAACGGGTTACCGAAGTTATGAATTAGGAACATTCGGTGACAAAGATCCTAAAATTAAAGTTATCAAGTATGCATTACATCAAACGCTAAAAGAACAAGTTGATAATGGGTTGGAATGGGTTATCACAGGTGCCCAGCTAGGCATTGAGCAATGGACAATTGAAGTTGTTGCTGATATGAAGAAAGACTATCCGCAACTTAAATTGGCTGTAATGTTGCCTTTTAAACAGTTTGGCAGTCAATGGAGTGAGGATAATCAAGCTAAATTGCAGAAATTGATTGCACAGAGCGATTTTTCTGAGAGCGTATCGACTAAACCCTTTCAATCGCCTATTCAACTAAAAAATTACCAGAAATTCATGTTAGCGCACACAGATGGCGCATTGTTCTTTTATGATACGGAATTTGAAGGGAAGACAATATTTGATTTTCAAGTTGTGACAAAGTATCAAACGCAAACGCCGTATCCTCTTGTCCAAGTGGACATGTATCAGTTACAAGAGTATGCATCGGAACTTGAAGAAAAAATGAATGAAAATCGTTACGATTATTAG
- a CDS encoding DivIVA domain-containing protein yields MEQVKYTQKDILERVFKQKRMGVGYDPADVDSFLDDIIKDYGAFGSRVEQLKSEVARLQVALKDAQDQLVAVKQQQSVAPQQPVQTASQPQPVEDQRQAAVAQQAAVTNLDLIKRVANLERVVFGRDHNSAE; encoded by the coding sequence GTGGAACAAGTAAAATACACGCAAAAAGACATTTTGGAACGCGTCTTTAAGCAAAAACGTATGGGGGTCGGTTATGATCCTGCTGATGTTGACAGCTTTCTAGATGATATTATTAAAGACTATGGTGCATTTGGTAGCCGAGTTGAACAACTAAAAAGTGAAGTGGCTCGTTTACAAGTCGCTTTGAAAGATGCCCAAGATCAACTAGTTGCTGTTAAACAGCAACAAAGTGTTGCACCGCAACAACCAGTTCAAACTGCTTCTCAACCTCAACCAGTTGAGGATCAAAGACAAGCAGCAGTCGCACAGCAAGCGGCAGTAACTAACTTAGATTTGATTAAGCGTGTTGCTAATTTGGAGCGTGTGGTGTTTGGTCGCGATCATAATAGTGCTGAATAA